One genomic region from Reichenbachiella ulvae encodes:
- a CDS encoding fumarylacetoacetate hydrolase family protein, with protein MKIVGIGKNYVNDASEMPKEKGMPVIFTKPESSLLPSGETLHLPKVSDNVWYEIELAFRIGKTCKDVKKEDAIEYIDGITLANDLTAKDVLAASREGKGPWALAKGFDGATPIADFKSLDGFPDISNINFSLEVNGEERQKGNSSLMIYSLGEVIEVVSSFMTLEPGDIILSGTPASGVAKIESGDVMVGYLEGQKVLETPAK; from the coding sequence ATGAAAATAGTAGGAATAGGAAAAAACTATGTGAATGACGCTTCAGAGATGCCTAAGGAAAAGGGTATGCCTGTCATATTCACTAAGCCAGAATCTTCGTTGCTCCCTAGTGGGGAGACTTTGCATTTGCCTAAAGTGTCGGACAATGTATGGTATGAAATAGAACTGGCTTTTCGTATAGGTAAAACATGCAAGGATGTCAAAAAGGAAGATGCGATTGAATACATCGATGGTATCACGCTGGCCAATGATTTGACTGCTAAAGATGTATTGGCGGCAAGTCGGGAGGGAAAGGGTCCATGGGCACTGGCTAAGGGCTTTGATGGAGCTACTCCTATTGCTGACTTCAAATCGTTAGATGGCTTTCCAGACATATCCAATATCAATTTTAGCCTGGAGGTCAATGGGGAGGAGAGACAAAAGGGGAATTCTTCTTTGATGATCTATTCGCTTGGCGAAGTGATAGAAGTGGTTTCTTCATTTATGACTTTGGAGCCAGGTGATATTATTCTGTCAGGTACACCTGCAAGTGGTGTCGCTAAAATCGAATCAGGAGATGTAATGGTTGGATACCTGGAAGGGCAAAAAGTTTTGGAGACCCCAGCAAAGTAA
- a CDS encoding Crp/Fnr family transcriptional regulator, whose amino-acid sequence MTQQQEEYLEDYLKQYSHSSQEELDYIRPHLSFQELKKGEFYLQRGETQTQMGFVSFGLLRRYYVNEKANEITTGFVKENEFVTDYPAFIRQIPSNQNLQCLEPTLIINLPYSIIQECYDKFKNSERNGRLIAEKVLTILSDRVEGFLFNTAEERYLQFLKDHPDLMNRVSLTHLSSFLGIERQSLSRIRKNLTQR is encoded by the coding sequence ATGACACAGCAACAAGAAGAGTACTTAGAAGATTACCTAAAGCAATACAGCCATTCTAGTCAGGAAGAGCTCGATTACATTCGACCACATCTTAGTTTTCAGGAATTAAAAAAAGGAGAGTTCTATCTTCAACGAGGAGAAACCCAAACCCAGATGGGATTTGTGAGTTTTGGTCTTCTTAGGAGATATTATGTCAATGAAAAAGCCAATGAGATCACTACCGGATTTGTAAAAGAAAATGAGTTTGTGACAGACTACCCGGCCTTTATCAGACAAATCCCCAGCAATCAAAATCTGCAGTGTCTCGAGCCCACGTTGATCATCAATTTGCCTTACTCTATCATCCAAGAGTGCTACGATAAGTTCAAAAACAGTGAGAGGAATGGTCGATTGATTGCTGAAAAAGTACTGACTATCCTCAGCGACCGTGTCGAAGGCTTTCTGTTCAATACTGCAGAAGAAAGATACCTGCAATTCCTAAAGGATCATCCCGATCTGATGAACCGGGTCAGCCTGACACACCTCTCTTCCTTTTTAGGCATAGAAAGGCAATCGCTCAGTCGAATCAGAAAAAATCTCACGCAGCGATAG
- a CDS encoding amidophosphoribosyltransferase, producing the protein MSDPIKHECGIAHIRLRKPLQFYIDKYGTPLYGANKLLLLMKKMQNRGQDGAGIANIKLGLEPGYRYISRYRSIDPNPLNKIFEKVGKKFGKARKEGSEEEYHSEDWLKRNYGFTGEVWLGHLRYGTHGKNGLESCHPFLRQNNWRSRNLVVAGNFNMTNVDELFDILVNLGQNPKEKTDTVTVMEKIGHFLDEENQILFDHFKDQYNNLEITQKIEDELQVINILKKSFKDFDGGYAMCGIMGHGASFVARDPAGIRPAYYYADDEVVIVASEKPAIKTAINCNYNDIQEIKPGHALIIEKDGEFSEKQFVEKLLPKKSCTFERIYFSRSSDPDIYRERKKLGELLVPKVLKAVNFDLKNTIFSYIPNSAETSYLGLMNGIDEYLIKKRKEIILEGKPSTDDLDDLLSFRPRVEKLVIKDAKLRTFITGDSERNDLVANVYDTTYEVVNKGKDNLVIIDDSIVRGTTLEKSILTLLDKLDPKKVVIVSSAPQIRYPDCYGIDMSRMKDFVAFRAVLALLEETGQSYLLDEALANCERDGHKIGAPNYVQALYDPFTQEEISAKVTEIVKPKGMKADLEVLFQTVDNLHVACPNHEGDWYFTGNYPTPGGNKVVNKAFMNFMKGVTVRAY; encoded by the coding sequence ATGAGTGATCCTATCAAGCATGAATGTGGCATAGCCCACATTCGACTAAGAAAACCTCTCCAATTTTACATCGACAAGTATGGTACGCCCCTTTATGGCGCCAACAAGCTCCTTCTGCTGATGAAAAAGATGCAGAACCGTGGGCAAGATGGTGCGGGTATCGCCAACATTAAGTTGGGGCTAGAGCCTGGCTACCGATATATCAGTCGCTACCGATCCATTGATCCCAATCCCCTCAATAAGATTTTTGAGAAAGTAGGGAAGAAATTCGGTAAGGCTCGAAAAGAGGGGAGTGAAGAAGAGTATCACTCCGAGGACTGGTTGAAAAGAAATTACGGTTTCACAGGCGAAGTATGGTTGGGTCACCTTCGATATGGTACACATGGAAAGAATGGCTTAGAAAGCTGCCATCCATTCCTAAGACAAAACAACTGGCGCAGTAGAAACCTGGTCGTAGCGGGTAACTTCAACATGACCAACGTAGACGAGCTTTTCGATATTCTCGTCAATTTGGGTCAGAATCCAAAAGAAAAGACAGATACCGTGACGGTGATGGAGAAGATCGGTCACTTCCTTGATGAAGAGAACCAAATTCTGTTCGATCACTTCAAAGATCAATACAATAACCTGGAGATTACTCAAAAGATCGAAGATGAGCTACAGGTAATCAATATTCTGAAAAAATCCTTCAAGGATTTCGATGGGGGATATGCGATGTGCGGGATCATGGGGCATGGTGCCTCGTTTGTCGCGCGCGACCCAGCAGGGATTCGTCCGGCCTACTATTATGCGGATGATGAAGTAGTGATAGTCGCTTCGGAAAAGCCAGCGATTAAAACTGCGATCAACTGTAACTACAATGATATACAGGAGATCAAGCCTGGTCATGCTTTGATCATTGAGAAGGATGGGGAGTTTTCTGAGAAGCAGTTTGTCGAAAAGCTTCTTCCAAAGAAGTCCTGTACTTTTGAGAGGATTTATTTTTCGCGAAGTTCAGATCCGGATATTTATAGAGAAAGGAAGAAATTAGGAGAGCTGTTAGTACCTAAGGTGTTGAAGGCAGTCAATTTCGATCTAAAGAATACCATATTCTCCTACATTCCTAATTCAGCTGAGACTTCTTATCTCGGTCTGATGAATGGGATCGATGAATATCTGATCAAGAAAAGAAAAGAAATTATCCTGGAAGGAAAGCCTAGTACAGATGATTTGGATGATCTGTTGTCTTTCCGTCCAAGAGTAGAAAAACTAGTGATAAAGGATGCTAAGTTGAGGACTTTCATCACTGGAGATTCAGAGAGAAATGACCTGGTTGCCAATGTCTATGATACCACCTACGAGGTAGTAAACAAGGGCAAGGATAATCTGGTAATCATCGATGACTCGATCGTGCGAGGAACAACTCTGGAAAAAAGTATTTTGACTTTGCTGGATAAACTAGATCCTAAGAAAGTGGTGATTGTTTCATCCGCTCCTCAGATTAGATACCCTGATTGCTATGGTATCGATATGAGTAGAATGAAGGATTTTGTGGCATTCCGTGCGGTACTTGCATTGCTGGAGGAGACAGGGCAGTCCTATTTGCTGGACGAAGCATTGGCCAATTGCGAGCGAGATGGGCACAAAATAGGAGCGCCTAACTATGTACAGGCTTTGTATGATCCATTTACGCAAGAGGAGATATCTGCAAAAGTCACGGAGATTGTGAAGCCTAAAGGGATGAAGGCAGATCTGGAAGTTTTGTTCCAAACGGTTGATAATCTGCATGTAGCATGTCCCAATCATGAAGGTGACTGGTACTTCACAGGTAACTATCCTACTCCTGGAGGTAACAAGGTGGTAAACAAAGCCTTTATGAATTTCATGAAAGGAGTGACTGTAAGGGCCTACTAA
- a CDS encoding HD domain-containing protein, whose amino-acid sequence MTTNKNKIINDPVYGFITIPNDLIFEIIEHAYFQRLRRIKQLGLTNLVYPGALHTRFHHAIGSMYLMQQTLHNLRTKGVEISEKEMEGCLIAILLHDIGHGPFSHTLEFNLMDGVKHEEISLLFFDRLNQQFNGALQLGLEIFSGRYPRKFFHQLVSSQLDIDRLDYLKRDSFFTGVSEGSIGSERIINMVNVRNDEIVVEEKGIYSIENFLSARRLMYWQVYLHKTAVSAEEMLIQLIRRAKYLTQQGEKVIATPALQFFLERNIVRNDFNEDPELLELFALLDDSDIWGSMKFWRDHKDFALSHLSKQLLDRKIFKIILDNEKPEDEFIHKVKTETQNKTGMSDEEMSFFLSSGKISNSAYINSDQKIKILNKKEQLEDIEIATDLPNIKAMSKIVTKHYFCWAPSDNFS is encoded by the coding sequence TTGACTACCAATAAAAACAAAATCATCAACGATCCGGTTTACGGTTTCATTACCATTCCTAATGACCTAATTTTTGAGATCATTGAGCACGCTTACTTTCAGCGATTGCGACGCATCAAACAACTGGGATTGACCAACTTGGTATACCCTGGTGCGCTGCATACACGGTTTCATCATGCCATCGGCTCGATGTATCTGATGCAGCAGACCCTCCACAATCTTCGCACCAAAGGCGTGGAGATTTCGGAAAAAGAAATGGAAGGGTGTTTGATCGCCATCCTACTGCATGACATTGGGCATGGTCCCTTTTCTCATACCCTGGAGTTTAATCTGATGGATGGAGTCAAACACGAGGAGATTTCTTTGTTGTTTTTTGATCGTCTCAACCAACAGTTCAACGGCGCATTGCAGTTGGGGTTAGAAATATTTTCTGGACGCTACCCGCGCAAGTTCTTCCACCAGTTGGTCTCCAGTCAATTGGACATTGATAGACTGGACTATCTGAAACGTGACAGTTTCTTCACTGGTGTATCGGAAGGCAGCATTGGTTCCGAACGCATCATCAACATGGTGAACGTGCGAAACGATGAAATAGTGGTAGAAGAAAAGGGTATCTATAGCATCGAGAATTTCCTAAGTGCCCGAAGACTGATGTACTGGCAGGTATACTTGCACAAGACAGCTGTCAGTGCAGAAGAGATGCTGATCCAACTGATCCGCAGAGCCAAATACCTGACACAGCAGGGAGAAAAAGTCATAGCAACGCCAGCACTTCAGTTTTTTCTCGAAAGAAACATCGTGAGAAATGACTTCAATGAAGATCCTGAACTATTGGAACTGTTTGCCCTATTAGATGATAGTGACATATGGGGATCGATGAAATTTTGGAGAGATCATAAAGATTTTGCACTTTCTCATCTTAGCAAGCAATTGCTGGACAGAAAAATCTTCAAGATCATCCTGGACAATGAAAAGCCAGAAGATGAATTCATTCACAAAGTAAAGACTGAAACACAAAACAAAACAGGCATGAGCGACGAAGAAATGAGTTTCTTTTTGTCCTCTGGCAAAATCAGCAACTCGGCATACATCAATAGTGATCAAAAGATCAAAATCCTGAACAAAAAGGAACAATTAGAAGACATTGAGATCGCCACTGACCTACCTAATATCAAGGCGATGAGTAAAATTGTGACGAAACACTACTTCTGTTGGGCTCCCTCTGATAATTTCAGTTAG
- a CDS encoding M20 metallopeptidase family protein, whose amino-acid sequence MKNYRNLKHPIALIKWSAVVCFLLMGTISKSQTHATRGIHDAIQIQTNAIFDSLVAVRHHLHRHPELSTKEKETSAYIEQYLLDLGLEVHSGIGGHGVVGILKGANPGKKIAWRADIDALPIQENNNLDFASVNEGVSHQCGHDVHTTIALGMAQVLTSQKEQINGSIYFIFQPSEENFMGAKAMLKDGLMDLISPEECYAAHISPMPTGTIASKPNYLYADYKQINVTFKSSDENEEIIAYTKELISGIQNIEPDSKFWDIRNLMDPNIGIGNPNTIFKNFITTEKQFNVKEKEGKLIISEIVSASNSELIQPLPSQLQRLISDSPFADQLIDISYGSEQISISNDRGNIDNHPALTRQAIQSIANIYGPMSAIPLYGVIPDNRGDDFAYMQREVPGTYFLMGGSNFEKGIIAMPHSPNFRVDEECIRMGVQYFSSLMVERLKDENNTPKP is encoded by the coding sequence ATGAAGAATTACAGAAACCTAAAACATCCAATCGCCCTGATAAAATGGAGCGCTGTAGTCTGCTTTCTATTGATGGGAACAATTAGTAAAAGTCAAACCCATGCAACCAGAGGCATTCATGATGCGATTCAGATACAAACGAACGCGATCTTCGATAGCCTGGTAGCGGTAAGACACCATCTGCATCGCCACCCCGAATTGAGCACCAAGGAAAAAGAAACTTCCGCATACATCGAGCAATATTTGCTTGATCTGGGACTAGAGGTGCATTCGGGCATTGGTGGACATGGAGTCGTTGGTATCCTCAAAGGAGCCAACCCTGGAAAGAAAATTGCCTGGCGTGCAGACATAGATGCACTGCCTATTCAGGAAAATAACAACCTGGATTTCGCCTCTGTCAATGAAGGTGTAAGTCATCAGTGCGGGCACGATGTGCACACCACCATCGCCCTGGGGATGGCTCAAGTACTCACCAGCCAAAAAGAGCAGATCAACGGCAGTATCTATTTTATCTTTCAACCTTCGGAAGAGAACTTTATGGGAGCCAAAGCCATGCTCAAAGATGGCCTGATGGACCTGATCTCACCAGAAGAATGCTATGCAGCACATATATCCCCTATGCCAACCGGAACCATTGCTTCTAAACCCAACTACCTCTATGCCGATTACAAACAAATCAATGTGACTTTTAAATCCAGTGATGAAAATGAAGAGATCATCGCTTACACAAAAGAGCTAATCAGTGGAATCCAAAATATAGAACCCGACAGCAAATTTTGGGACATCCGAAACCTGATGGATCCCAACATAGGGATAGGCAATCCCAATACGATTTTCAAAAATTTCATCACGACAGAAAAACAATTTAATGTTAAAGAAAAAGAGGGAAAGTTGATCATAAGTGAAATCGTGAGTGCCAGTAACAGCGAACTGATCCAGCCTCTCCCCTCTCAACTACAGAGATTGATCTCTGATTCACCCTTTGCGGATCAGTTGATAGACATCTCCTATGGTTCTGAACAAATATCTATATCCAACGACCGGGGCAATATTGATAACCATCCCGCACTGACAAGACAAGCCATCCAATCTATTGCCAATATCTATGGACCCATGAGTGCCATTCCACTATATGGTGTGATCCCTGACAACCGAGGAGATGATTTTGCTTACATGCAGCGTGAGGTACCTGGCACCTACTTCCTAATGGGCGGCTCCAATTTTGAAAAAGGCATCATTGCCATGCCACACAGCCCCAATTTTCGAGTAGACGAAGAATGCATTCGCATGGGTGTGCAATATTTCTCCTCCCTGATGGTAGAACGTCTCAAGGATGAAAACAACACCCCTAAACCATGA
- a CDS encoding alanine dehydrogenase produces MTEQMHESMTSLIEESKLYPQEKLAQIKKGAKKLNIGIPKENSTYENRVPLTPKAVGALTAKGHKVIVEPGTGEAANFSDEEYTEAGANLATGTKEVFQSDMIVKVEFPTVKEISWMHNRQTIISTIHAEEKDIKSRLELLNEKKAIAVGYEFIEDKAGGLPIVRAMSEIAGVSVISIAAEYMSTDNKGAGIILGGITGVPPTNVVIIGAGTVTEYAARTAIALGASVKIFDRHLYKLHRLKHILSASVFTSTIDQVALRKALTEADVVIGAVRNEKGHLDKIISEEMVKGMKKGSVIVDVSIDEGGCVETSRPTNLNKPTFTKHGVIHYCVPNIASKYPRTSTKALSNIFTPILLGMSNHGGVDEMIFENKWFMKGVYAYKGFITNYHLSKKFGLRFKDLNLLMAARF; encoded by the coding sequence ATGACTGAGCAAATGCACGAAAGTATGACTTCCCTGATAGAGGAATCTAAACTCTATCCTCAAGAGAAACTAGCACAAATAAAAAAAGGTGCAAAGAAACTTAACATAGGTATACCCAAAGAAAACTCAACCTACGAAAATCGAGTCCCTCTTACACCCAAAGCTGTTGGAGCTCTGACTGCCAAGGGGCATAAGGTCATAGTGGAGCCAGGTACGGGAGAGGCTGCCAATTTTTCGGATGAGGAATATACTGAGGCTGGAGCTAACCTGGCCACTGGAACTAAAGAGGTGTTCCAATCTGATATGATTGTAAAGGTGGAATTCCCCACTGTGAAGGAAATCAGCTGGATGCACAATCGACAGACCATCATCTCGACGATTCATGCAGAGGAAAAAGACATCAAAAGCCGACTTGAATTATTGAACGAAAAGAAGGCCATTGCGGTAGGTTACGAATTCATAGAAGATAAAGCTGGTGGATTGCCGATCGTTCGTGCGATGAGCGAAATAGCAGGTGTTTCTGTGATATCTATTGCCGCTGAGTATATGTCTACGGACAACAAAGGAGCTGGAATTATTTTAGGAGGGATTACAGGAGTGCCGCCCACCAATGTGGTGATTATTGGTGCGGGCACAGTGACTGAATATGCCGCTAGAACAGCTATTGCGCTTGGTGCCTCGGTTAAGATATTTGATAGGCATCTGTACAAACTGCATCGTTTGAAGCATATTTTGTCTGCTTCTGTGTTTACTTCTACCATCGATCAGGTGGCGCTCAGAAAAGCACTGACAGAAGCGGATGTAGTGATCGGTGCGGTTCGTAATGAGAAGGGACATTTAGATAAGATCATCTCAGAAGAGATGGTCAAAGGAATGAAAAAAGGTTCGGTCATCGTAGATGTAAGTATCGACGAAGGAGGATGTGTGGAGACCTCCAGGCCAACTAATCTAAATAAGCCCACCTTCACTAAGCATGGGGTGATTCACTACTGCGTGCCTAATATTGCCTCAAAATACCCTAGAACGTCAACAAAGGCGTTGAGTAATATATTTACTCCCATCCTTCTGGGGATGTCCAATCACGGAGGAGTTGACGAGATGATTTTCGAAAACAAGTGGTTCATGAAAGGGGTTTATGCCTATAAAGGTTTTATTACCAATTATCACTTATCCAAAAAATTTGGGCTCAGGTTCAAGGATTTGAATCTTTTGATGGCGGCAAGGTTTTAA
- the porX gene encoding T9SS response regulator signal transducer PorX → MRNYKILWADDEIDLLKPHIIFLNNKGYEVTPVNSGSDALDTLSNDTFDIVFLDENMPGLTGLETLSQIKENYPSIPVVMITKSEEEHIMEEAIGAKIADYLIKPLNPNQILLSVKKILDNKRLVSEQTNMSYQQEFRTISMDINDQLDFQEWIDIYKKMVYWELRIDETEEKDMAEVLNMQKDEANSEFSEFILDSYESWLNDPNIEKPLLSHRVLKEQVFPLVGQGEPVFLFIIDNLRYDQWNLMEPMISEFYNIESEVPFYSILPTTTAYARNAIFSGMLPDEMAAKHSDLWVGEEEDEGKNNNEKEFLERNLKRSGLNVSFSYNKILQKNQGRQLVSNFNNLMNNDLNAIVYNFVDVLSHARTDMKMIRELAPDESAYRSLTMSWFQHSTLLELLRILSDKKVKVVITTDHGTIRVKKPLKIVGDRNTNTNLRYKVGKNLNVNTKEVFNCKNPDDLHLPRPNVSSSYVFAKKNDFLAYPNNFNYYVNYYKDTFQHGGISLEEMIVPLIHLRPKN, encoded by the coding sequence ATGCGTAATTATAAAATATTGTGGGCCGATGACGAAATCGATTTATTGAAACCGCATATTATTTTTCTTAACAACAAAGGCTATGAAGTAACTCCTGTCAATAGTGGTTCGGATGCGCTTGACACTTTGTCAAATGATACATTTGATATTGTGTTTTTGGATGAAAACATGCCGGGGTTGACGGGGCTGGAAACCCTCTCTCAGATCAAGGAGAACTACCCGAGTATACCTGTGGTAATGATTACCAAAAGTGAGGAAGAGCACATCATGGAGGAGGCGATCGGAGCTAAAATCGCTGACTACTTGATCAAACCCCTCAACCCCAATCAGATTTTACTATCAGTAAAGAAAATCCTGGACAACAAGCGATTGGTTTCTGAACAGACCAATATGAGTTATCAGCAGGAGTTCAGGACCATTAGTATGGATATCAATGATCAGCTGGATTTTCAAGAGTGGATTGATATCTACAAAAAGATGGTCTACTGGGAGCTAAGGATCGATGAGACGGAGGAAAAAGACATGGCCGAAGTGCTGAATATGCAAAAGGATGAGGCCAATAGTGAGTTCAGTGAGTTTATTCTGGATAGCTATGAGTCATGGCTCAATGATCCAAATATCGAAAAACCACTTTTGTCTCACCGAGTTTTAAAAGAGCAGGTGTTTCCTTTAGTAGGGCAGGGTGAGCCGGTTTTCTTATTTATAATTGACAACCTACGCTACGATCAATGGAACCTGATGGAACCAATGATTTCAGAATTTTACAATATAGAAAGCGAGGTTCCCTTTTACTCGATTTTACCGACTACAACCGCCTATGCCAGAAATGCCATCTTTAGCGGGATGTTGCCAGACGAAATGGCCGCTAAGCACAGTGACTTGTGGGTAGGTGAAGAGGAAGACGAAGGTAAAAACAATAATGAAAAGGAATTCCTGGAGCGAAATCTTAAGAGAAGTGGTCTCAATGTTTCGTTTTCATATAATAAGATCTTGCAAAAGAATCAGGGGCGTCAATTGGTGTCCAACTTTAACAACTTGATGAACAATGATCTGAATGCCATTGTTTACAACTTTGTAGATGTACTGTCTCATGCCCGTACAGATATGAAGATGATTCGTGAATTGGCACCAGACGAATCAGCCTACCGATCCCTGACTATGTCCTGGTTTCAGCACTCTACTTTGCTGGAATTGCTAAGGATATTGTCTGACAAAAAGGTGAAAGTAGTGATCACTACAGATCATGGTACCATCCGTGTAAAAAAGCCACTAAAGATCGTGGGTGATCGAAACACCAATACTAATCTGAGATATAAAGTAGGAAAGAATCTGAATGTAAATACAAAAGAGGTATTCAATTGTAAAAACCCAGATGATCTACATCTGCCTCGTCCTAATGTATCGAGTTCTTATGTGTTTGCAAAGAAGAATGATTTTTTGGCCTACCCTAATAATTTTAATTACTATGTCAACTACTATAAGGATACTTTTCAGCATGGAGGGATATCCCTGGAGGAGATGATTGTACCACTGATTCATTTAAGACCGAAGAATTGA
- a CDS encoding ABC transporter ATP-binding protein, protein MDVILQNIGKRYANKEWIFKDLNYHFCSGERIALTGNNGSGKSTLLKTIGGMVLPSKGEIAYKLDENTIAADQLLHHIAFASPYLELIEDFTLLEMVTFHFKFKKSRNQLSSEDLIQKMYLEGNENKHIKNFSSGMKQRLKLGLCFYTEASLILLDEPCSNLDRRGYDWYHEQIENLPKAPLVIIASNQEEEYQFCKEIIRLG, encoded by the coding sequence ATGGACGTCATCCTCCAAAATATCGGCAAGCGATACGCCAACAAAGAATGGATCTTTAAAGACCTCAACTATCATTTTTGCTCCGGTGAGAGAATTGCACTCACCGGCAACAACGGTAGCGGCAAATCAACCCTACTCAAAACCATAGGAGGCATGGTTCTCCCTTCTAAAGGGGAAATAGCATACAAGCTCGATGAGAATACCATTGCAGCAGACCAACTCCTTCATCACATTGCATTTGCCAGTCCTTATCTGGAACTAATAGAAGATTTTACCCTTCTTGAAATGGTCACTTTTCATTTCAAATTCAAAAAATCCAGAAACCAACTTTCATCTGAAGATCTGATCCAAAAGATGTATCTGGAAGGAAATGAAAACAAACACATCAAGAATTTCTCAAGTGGCATGAAGCAACGTCTCAAGCTGGGTCTTTGTTTCTACACAGAGGCGTCTCTAATACTACTAGACGAACCATGTTCTAACCTGGATCGAAGAGGATACGACTGGTACCACGAGCAAATAGAGAACCTACCAAAGGCCCCATTGGTGATCATTGCCTCCAATCAAGAAGAAGAATACCAATTCTGCAAGGAAATAATTCGACTCGGTTAA
- the tsaE gene encoding tRNA (adenosine(37)-N6)-threonylcarbamoyltransferase complex ATPase subunit type 1 TsaE, producing the protein MEIALNSLAELPLVAQKVIEYAGDRRVWLFEGQMGAGKTTLIREICRELGVIDETSSPTFSLVNVYIDDKGEEYYHFDFYRLKDENEAFDIGADEYFYSGKHCFIEWGEKIPRLLPDQNLKINIKLGSDNSRTISLSTDD; encoded by the coding sequence ATGGAAATAGCTTTAAATAGTCTGGCAGAGCTGCCGTTGGTGGCTCAAAAGGTAATCGAATACGCTGGAGATAGAAGAGTGTGGTTGTTTGAAGGCCAGATGGGCGCAGGTAAAACGACCCTGATTAGAGAGATTTGTAGAGAGCTGGGAGTAATAGACGAAACGAGTAGTCCCACTTTTTCGCTCGTCAATGTTTACATAGATGACAAAGGTGAAGAGTATTATCACTTTGATTTTTACCGTCTCAAAGATGAAAATGAAGCATTTGATATTGGAGCAGATGAGTACTTTTACTCTGGCAAACATTGTTTTATCGAGTGGGGGGAGAAAATCCCTCGCTTGCTACCTGATCAAAACCTGAAAATAAATATTAAATTGGGTTCAGATAATAGCAGAACAATCAGCCTAAGCACAGATGACTGA